A genomic region of Pyramidobacter porci contains the following coding sequences:
- a CDS encoding threonine aldolase family protein codes for MIRFNCDYSEGCHPAVLEALVRTNMEQTPGYGEDAHCERAAALIRTACAAPEAAVHFLVGGTQANFVMIAAALRPHQAAVCAGTGHINVHESGAVEATGHKVIAVPGTNGKISAAQVRALVENHWDDVTHEHMAQPKLVYVSNPTELGTIYSLAELTALHDLCREKNLYLYLDGARLGYALAAAGNDLTLADVARLTDAFYIGGTKVGALFGEALVITNEALKEDFRYIEKQRGAMLAKGRLLGVQFETLFTDGLYLKISRHAVDMAMLIRDACRAEGWEFLVESPTNQQFPIVPVEALKKLGEKYAYSPWAKIDGRREAVRFCTSWATREEDVRALAADIAGS; via the coding sequence ATGATCCGCTTCAACTGCGATTACAGCGAGGGCTGCCACCCCGCCGTCCTCGAAGCCCTGGTCCGCACCAACATGGAGCAGACGCCCGGCTACGGCGAAGATGCGCACTGCGAACGCGCCGCCGCGCTGATCCGAACCGCCTGCGCCGCGCCGGAGGCGGCCGTGCATTTCCTCGTCGGCGGCACGCAGGCCAACTTCGTCATGATCGCCGCGGCGCTGCGCCCGCATCAGGCCGCCGTCTGCGCCGGTACCGGGCACATCAACGTGCACGAAAGCGGCGCCGTGGAAGCGACCGGGCACAAGGTAATCGCCGTGCCGGGGACGAACGGCAAGATCTCGGCCGCCCAGGTGCGCGCGCTCGTCGAAAACCATTGGGATGACGTGACCCACGAGCACATGGCGCAGCCCAAGCTGGTCTACGTTTCCAACCCGACCGAGCTGGGCACGATCTACAGCCTGGCCGAGCTGACGGCGCTGCACGATCTGTGCCGCGAGAAAAATCTCTATCTCTATCTGGACGGCGCGCGCCTGGGCTACGCTCTGGCGGCCGCGGGCAACGACCTGACGCTGGCCGACGTCGCCCGCCTGACCGACGCCTTTTACATCGGCGGCACCAAAGTCGGCGCGCTGTTCGGCGAGGCTCTGGTCATTACCAACGAGGCGCTGAAGGAAGACTTCCGCTACATCGAAAAGCAGCGCGGCGCCATGCTCGCCAAGGGGCGCCTGCTGGGAGTGCAGTTCGAAACGCTCTTTACGGACGGTCTGTATCTGAAAATCTCCCGTCACGCCGTGGATATGGCCATGCTGATCCGCGACGCCTGCCGCGCCGAGGGCTGGGAATTCTTGGTGGAGTCGCCGACGAACCAGCAGTTCCCGATCGTTCCCGTCGAAGCGTTGAAAAAACTCGGCGAGAAGTACGCTTATTCGCCGTGGGCGAAAATCGACGGGCGGCGCGAGGCCGTGCGCTTCTGCACCAGCTGGGCGACCAGGGAAGAAGACGTTCGCGCGCTCGCCGCCGACATCGCCGGATCGTAG